In Halococcus agarilyticus, a single genomic region encodes these proteins:
- a CDS encoding PKD domain-containing protein translates to MVTSVFAGTVALTGTASAQTDVGFGKSDLQGFGQGSLTALEFGPDGRLYVSKQNGVVYALEVSRDGQNSYSVDSQEAISAIQDIPNHDDNGNIDSGESTRQVTGLTVGGTAAQPVVYVSSSDPTIDVGQVDDDTDTNSGAISRLTLDWNDDGSLANVDHDVMVLGLPRSEENHATNGLDLSDDGNTLYVAQGGHTNQGAPSNNFGYSSEYALSGAVLSVDLAQINNNHQEKNLQSYDSNYPDVDFLYGIPTIQNDDSTDGDDLPFGGNDGVNQAKWVENGLVQVHSSGYRNPYDLVLSENDQLYAIDNGPNGGWGGQPVGEGPNGVCTNEPNDPGSGTGDQLHLASEGSYAGHPAPIRANPTGADIYDPDGNMVLDITESNSPVPASKVNPVECDYQNPSEDNSLGNTFGWTGGMDEYTASNFGGAMQGDLLVVEGSSSVERVQLNDAGDGVTSQQGNFFSQSGILGIEAVGDDGPFPGTVFAARNGVTVFEPNDFGGDTGGDQCTGADDASLDEDNDGYNNAEELDAGTDPCSAASTPADFDDDGISNGQDSDDDNDGTPDTSDPFAVDPDDGTTTNLPVNMDLSETELFGENGQGWTGLMTNGQDDYQSLYDPASMTVGGAAQVLTVENVPKGDTYQSTNDQEYAFQRGFNAPDQPFTISTTVNGYPVDPQNYQGMGIYLGNGDQDNYLKLIVSAEGGSGGLQFLKEVDGSAGPDKHAQDSSVTGPSSNTELSLTIDPTTDPSPNNGVDEVAVTAEYAVNGGQKIQVGTPTAVPASWLDSSDGTAPAAGIISTSYNAGTTFDATWTDFNIDYVNPPAQQPPTADAGDDQTVEEGDQVTLDASGSSDPNGDTLGYTWTQTAGQPDGLLDFSDGEQVTFTAPDVDGDTTYTFQVEVADGNGGSDTDTVDVTVEDTDSGTPSDGEAVYRVNTGGSEVAASDGGPAWSADTKNNPSPYLSAGGDGTYSTDDSITLDSSVPSGTPASLFQKERYDTDTGEEMQWAFDVQQGSTYEVRLYFAEIFLTDSGSNSNDNKGPRQFDVNIEGETKLDDYDQYAQFGHDVGAMESFEVTPSDGTLNIDFAHVAENPNIKAIEIVKTGDGAANEDPAAAFEYTPQDPAAGDDVSFDASGSSDDGSIASYAWDFGDGASAAGANPTHAFESAGDYDVALTVTDDQGATNTLTKAVSVAEASGGEANTLEIKGQGSDSAYSFSVSGAIDRDQSKGLNPADSIAADDKSASGTVYGGTDTYVFDGDIENLNVNGNAKVFLNGEEIDPSQYDSSDKNTLEIKGQGSDSAYSFSVSEAIDRSQSIGLNPADSIADDDKSASGTVYGGTDTYVFDGDIESLNVNGNAKVFLN, encoded by the coding sequence ATGGTAACATCAGTGTTCGCCGGGACGGTCGCGTTGACCGGTACAGCCTCCGCACAGACCGATGTCGGGTTCGGCAAGAGTGATCTCCAAGGCTTCGGCCAAGGCTCGCTCACGGCACTCGAGTTCGGGCCCGACGGCCGGCTCTACGTCTCGAAACAGAACGGAGTCGTCTACGCACTAGAGGTCTCCCGGGACGGCCAGAACTCCTATAGCGTCGACTCACAGGAAGCGATCAGCGCCATTCAAGACATCCCGAACCACGACGATAACGGGAACATCGATTCCGGTGAATCGACCCGCCAGGTAACGGGCCTGACGGTCGGTGGGACCGCCGCACAGCCGGTCGTTTACGTCTCATCGAGCGACCCGACGATCGACGTCGGGCAAGTTGATGACGACACGGACACCAACTCCGGCGCGATCTCCCGGCTGACGTTGGACTGGAACGATGACGGGAGCCTGGCGAACGTCGATCACGATGTTATGGTTCTCGGACTACCGCGCTCTGAAGAGAATCACGCCACCAACGGACTGGACCTGAGCGACGACGGCAACACGCTGTACGTCGCCCAGGGGGGCCACACGAACCAGGGCGCACCCAGCAACAACTTCGGGTACTCGTCCGAGTACGCGCTCTCGGGTGCGGTGCTCTCAGTCGACCTGGCGCAGATCAACAATAACCACCAGGAAAAGAACTTACAGAGCTACGACAGCAACTACCCTGATGTCGATTTCCTGTATGGTATCCCAACCATTCAGAACGACGACTCCACTGACGGTGACGACCTTCCATTCGGTGGCAACGACGGTGTGAACCAGGCCAAATGGGTCGAGAACGGCCTCGTCCAGGTTCACTCCTCCGGCTACCGGAACCCCTACGACCTCGTGCTGTCCGAGAACGACCAGCTCTACGCCATCGACAACGGCCCGAACGGCGGCTGGGGCGGCCAGCCAGTCGGTGAGGGCCCGAACGGCGTCTGCACCAACGAACCCAACGATCCCGGGAGCGGTACCGGCGACCAGCTCCATCTCGCGAGCGAGGGCAGCTACGCCGGTCACCCCGCCCCGATCCGGGCCAATCCGACCGGCGCGGACATCTACGACCCGGACGGGAACATGGTTCTCGACATCACCGAGTCCAACAGCCCCGTGCCCGCCTCGAAAGTGAACCCGGTCGAGTGTGACTACCAGAACCCCTCCGAGGACAACTCCCTCGGGAACACCTTCGGATGGACCGGTGGCATGGACGAGTACACTGCCTCGAACTTCGGCGGCGCCATGCAGGGCGACCTGCTCGTCGTCGAGGGATCCAGTTCTGTCGAGCGCGTGCAGCTCAACGACGCCGGCGACGGTGTGACCAGCCAGCAGGGCAACTTCTTCAGCCAGAGCGGCATCCTCGGCATTGAGGCCGTCGGCGACGACGGCCCCTTCCCGGGGACCGTCTTCGCTGCTCGGAACGGTGTCACGGTCTTCGAACCGAACGACTTCGGCGGCGACACCGGTGGCGATCAGTGTACCGGCGCCGACGACGCCTCGCTCGACGAGGACAACGACGGCTACAACAACGCCGAGGAGCTCGACGCGGGCACGGACCCGTGCTCGGCCGCCTCGACGCCCGCCGACTTCGACGACGACGGCATCTCGAACGGTCAGGATTCCGACGACGACAACGACGGCACGCCCGACACGTCCGATCCGTTCGCGGTCGACCCGGACGACGGCACCACGACGAACCTCCCGGTCAACATGGATCTCTCCGAAACGGAACTGTTCGGCGAGAACGGCCAGGGTTGGACGGGACTGATGACCAACGGACAGGACGACTACCAGAGCCTCTATGACCCCGCCTCGATGACGGTCGGCGGGGCCGCCCAGGTGCTGACGGTCGAAAACGTCCCCAAGGGCGACACCTACCAGAGCACCAACGATCAGGAGTACGCGTTCCAACGTGGGTTCAACGCGCCGGATCAGCCGTTCACGATCTCGACCACGGTCAACGGCTACCCTGTGGACCCCCAGAACTACCAGGGAATGGGCATCTACCTCGGCAACGGTGATCAGGACAACTACCTGAAACTCATCGTCTCCGCCGAAGGCGGCTCCGGTGGGCTCCAGTTCCTCAAGGAGGTCGACGGCAGCGCCGGCCCCGACAAGCACGCACAGGACAGCAGCGTGACGGGCCCCTCGAGTAACACGGAACTCTCCCTGACCATCGACCCGACGACTGACCCCTCGCCCAACAATGGCGTGGACGAGGTCGCCGTCACCGCCGAGTACGCGGTGAACGGTGGGCAGAAGATCCAGGTCGGCACGCCGACCGCCGTTCCGGCGAGCTGGCTCGACAGCTCCGATGGTACGGCACCAGCAGCCGGCATCATCTCGACGTCGTACAACGCAGGTACGACCTTCGATGCGACCTGGACGGACTTCAACATCGACTACGTGAACCCGCCCGCCCAGCAGCCACCGACGGCTGATGCGGGCGACGACCAGACCGTCGAGGAGGGCGACCAGGTCACCCTCGACGCCTCGGGCTCGAGCGACCCCAACGGCGATACGCTCGGGTACACGTGGACCCAGACCGCCGGCCAGCCCGACGGTCTGCTCGACTTCAGCGACGGCGAACAGGTGACGTTCACCGCACCCGACGTCGACGGTGATACGACCTACACGTTCCAGGTCGAGGTCGCCGACGGCAACGGCGGCTCCGACACCGACACGGTCGACGTGACGGTCGAGGACACCGACAGCGGTACGCCCTCGGACGGCGAGGCGGTCTACCGCGTGAACACCGGCGGCTCGGAGGTTGCAGCTTCCGACGGCGGTCCGGCGTGGAGCGCCGACACGAAAAACAACCCATCGCCGTACCTGAGCGCCGGCGGCGACGGCACCTACAGTACGGATGATTCAATTACATTGGATAGCTCGGTGCCATCAGGAACCCCGGCATCACTGTTCCAGAAGGAACGGTACGATACCGATACGGGTGAGGAAATGCAGTGGGCATTCGATGTCCAGCAGGGATCGACCTACGAAGTGCGGCTGTACTTCGCAGAGATCTTCCTGACGGATTCGGGCTCGAACAGCAACGACAACAAGGGCCCACGACAGTTCGACGTGAACATCGAGGGCGAGACGAAGCTCGACGACTACGATCAGTACGCGCAGTTCGGTCACGACGTGGGTGCGATGGAGTCCTTCGAGGTGACGCCAAGCGACGGCACCCTCAATATCGACTTCGCACACGTGGCGGAGAATCCCAACATCAAGGCCATCGAAATCGTGAAGACCGGCGACGGTGCTGCCAACGAGGACCCGGCGGCGGCGTTCGAGTACACGCCGCAGGACCCTGCTGCGGGTGACGACGTGTCCTTCGACGCGTCGGGTTCGAGCGACGACGGCTCGATCGCGAGCTACGCGTGGGACTTCGGTGACGGGGCGAGCGCGGCGGGCGCGAACCCCACCCACGCCTTCGAGTCGGCCGGCGACTACGACGTCGCCCTGACGGTCACCGACGACCAGGGCGCGACCAACACCCTGACCAAGGCCGTCTCTGTCGCTGAAGCTAGTGGTGGAGAAGCGAATACACTGGAGATCAAGGGTCAGGGAAGCGATTCGGCCTACAGCTTCAGTGTTAGCGGGGCAATCGATAGGGATCAGAGCAAAGGGCTCAATCCTGCCGATTCGATCGCCGCCGACGACAAGAGCGCCTCGGGCACCGTCTACGGAGGTACCGATACCTACGTCTTCGACGGTGACATCGAGAACCTCAACGTGAACGGTAATGCGAAGGTCTTCCTCAACGGCGAGGAGATCGATCCCAGCCAGTACGATTCCAGCGACAAGAACACGTTGGAGATCAAGGGTCAGGGAAGCGATTCGGCCTACAGCTTCAGTGTTAGCGAGGCAATTGACAGGAGTCAAAGCATTGGGCTCAATCCTGCTGATTCGATCGCCGACGACGACAAGAGCGCCTCGGGCACCGTCTACGGAGGTACCGATACCTACGTCTTCGACGGTGACATCGAGAGCCTCAACGTGAACGGCAATGCGAAGGTCTTCCTCAACG
- a CDS encoding helix-turn-helix transcriptional regulator, with the protein MNPALSHIEFLSRSAHRVAVLRSLLDRPHDRAELREETGASSSTLGRILGDFTDRDWIVRKGHAYEATPMGELVGREFTRLLDSMEAVEQLHEAITWLPTEEMDLDLSWLQNTSVTTATTGNPFMPILAMAGRLRGAEHVRMLASVAVPQTLAAIRDSVIEGAQTFEGIVTPGLLDALGTDTTLGGHSREVFEADRTEIYQYDGDFPCNMAILDDRILIMVTDAEQMPRAMVETSNEDVREWAESTYTSYRDQSDPLEPDPLVDSPR; encoded by the coding sequence ATGAATCCGGCTCTCAGCCACATCGAGTTCCTCTCTCGGTCGGCCCATCGCGTGGCGGTACTGCGCTCTCTCCTTGACCGACCTCACGACCGCGCCGAACTCCGGGAGGAGACCGGGGCTTCGTCCTCGACGCTCGGGCGTATTCTCGGGGATTTCACCGACCGGGACTGGATCGTCCGCAAGGGACACGCGTACGAAGCAACGCCGATGGGTGAGCTCGTCGGGCGGGAATTTACCCGACTGCTCGATTCGATGGAGGCGGTCGAACAGCTCCACGAGGCGATCACCTGGCTGCCGACCGAGGAAATGGACCTCGATCTCAGCTGGCTGCAGAACACCTCTGTCACCACAGCCACTACCGGAAACCCGTTCATGCCGATTCTCGCGATGGCGGGACGACTTCGGGGGGCGGAACACGTTCGGATGCTCGCTTCCGTGGCCGTCCCGCAGACGCTCGCTGCTATCCGCGACAGCGTAATCGAAGGGGCACAGACGTTCGAGGGGATCGTCACGCCGGGCTTGCTCGACGCCCTCGGCACTGACACCACACTCGGGGGACACTCCCGGGAGGTCTTCGAGGCGGATCGAACGGAGATCTATCAGTACGACGGTGACTTCCCGTGTAACATGGCAATTCTGGACGACAGGATCCTCATCATGGTCACCGACGCAGAACAGATGCCGCGTGCGATGGTCGAGACGAGCAACGAGGACGTGCGTGAGTGGGCCGAATCGACCTACACCTCCTACCGCGATCAGTCCGATCCTCTCGAACCCGATCCGCTCGTTGATAGCCCTCGGTGA